Below is a window of Caldichromatium japonicum DNA.
TCGCCACCAACCAATCGACCATTTCTTGCAGCATCAAAGCAACCCAATGGCATTGAGAAAGACGAGCAGGACCAAGGCCGGCGAGACATAGCGGATCACAAAACGCCAGCTGCGATAACGCAGCCCATCGCCCAATTGGAGCTCGTCGCGCGAGGATGCGCGCGCCATCGCCCAGCCGGCAAAGATGGCGATACAAAGACCGCCCAGCGGCAGCATGATGTTGGAGGTGAGATAATCGACCAACTCAAACCAGGTCTTGCCGAAGAGCTGGCATGACTCACCCGACCAGAGATTAAACGACAGCACCGTCCCGATCCCGAGCAGCCAGGCCAGAACACCGATCGATGCAGTGGCTGTCAGACGCGATAGACCGCGATTCTCGACCAACCAGGCCACTGCCGGTTCGATCAAGGAGATCGCCGAGGTCCAGGCGGCGAACACGAGCAGGATGAAGAACAAGGTCCCGAACAACTGCCCCCCCGGCATGGCACCAAAGGCGATCGGTAGGGTCTGAAAGATCAGCCCTGGTCCTGAGGCCGGCTCCAGGCCATTGGCAAAGACGATCGGAAAGATCGCAAGACCCGCCAGAAGCGCAGCGATCGTATCGGCCACGACGATGACCAGGGCCGCGCCGGCGATCGAGGCAGTGGCCGGCATATAGGAACCATAGACCATGATTGCCCCCATCCCGAGACTGAGGGTGAAAAAGGCGTGACCCAGGGCGATTAGGATCGGCTCACCGGTGATCCGGCACGATTTTTCACCCGATGGGAGCAGCTCGCAGTGCTGAAAGACCTTGCCGAAATCGGGACGGAGCAGAAAATCGGCCCCGCGCACAAAGTCGCCTTCATAGAAGGCATAGAGCACCAGGATCACCAAGAGAATGAACAAGGCCGGCATCATCACCGTGACCGCCTGTTCCAGACCGCTGCGCACCCCGCGCGCCACTACCCCCACCGTCATGAGCATGAACAGCGTATGCCAAAACAGCAGAGCTGCCGGCGATTTGAGCAGGTTGTCGAACAGCGCCGCAATAGCCGCACTATCTGCACCATTAAATGCGCCGCTGGCGGCATTGAGGACATAGGCCAGCGACCAGCCGGCGATCACGCTGTAATAAGATAGGATCAAGAATCCGGCGATGACCCCCATCCAGCCCAGCCAGCCCCAGGCGGGGTGTGCGCCTTCCTGAGCAGCCAAGGTACGCATGGTGTTGATCGGGCTTTGCCGCCCGCGGCGTCCGATCAGGATCTCGGCCATCATGATCGGTACCCCGATCAGGGCGATACAGACCAAATAGACCAGGACGAAGGCCCCGCCGCCGTTTTCACCCGTGATATAAGGAAACTTCCAGACATTGCCCAGCCCCACCGCCGAAC
It encodes the following:
- a CDS encoding sodium-dependent transporter yields the protein MSQARSLIHDQWSSRLAFIMAAVGSAVGLGNVWKFPYITGENGGGAFVLVYLVCIALIGVPIMMAEILIGRRGRQSPINTMRTLAAQEGAHPAWGWLGWMGVIAGFLILSYYSVIAGWSLAYVLNAASGAFNGADSAAIAALFDNLLKSPAALLFWHTLFMLMTVGVVARGVRSGLEQAVTVMMPALFILLVILVLYAFYEGDFVRGADFLLRPDFGKVFQHCELLPSGEKSCRITGEPILIALGHAFFTLSLGMGAIMVYGSYMPATASIAGAALVIVVADTIAALLAGLAIFPIVFANGLEPASGPGLIFQTLPIAFGAMPGGQLFGTLFFILLVFAAWTSAISLIEPAVAWLVENRGLSRLTATASIGVLAWLLGIGTVLSFNLWSGESCQLFGKTWFELVDYLTSNIMLPLGGLCIAIFAGWAMARASSRDELQLGDGLRYRSWRFVIRYVSPALVLLVFLNAIGLL